A genomic stretch from Rhodothermales bacterium includes:
- a CDS encoding T9SS type A sorting domain-containing protein, producing the protein MAAHTSAIAVAIDGTVYAGTFEEGIYRSDDDGHSWKQLGLIDTDIRGLVIDHRGRLLAGTFGDGVYLSTDRGETWDGFNTGLADSRVQSLIGNGEGAILAGTFGSGVFALRDETTWHSSNDGLTDLDVRSLAFGTRETAYAACRRDGVFLSTDSGQTWSRFDGGSPLGALRFVAASRREIVAAGWVGGVARNYQGEGAWTRIAEGLPNQKVWTVAVLPGGQLLVGMHGHGIYAFDEASGTWRSTGLEGGTVTAITAGINGDVWIGTRTGIYRSKGPDYDWRLMGIPRSYVFSLATTTGGTIIAATYESGLLRSSNRGVEWVPTDRHHEDVYTVVSDGGHQFAGGIAGRVFESDDDGRSWTITNKDPGDEWTRAPIRSLAVQRRRVLAGSEGDGVLRSEDGGITWKRVGLDGHVIWSLAMDESGLTYAGTSTGLFRSVSGGETWDSITDEVVRAGVFSIHIDRDEGLLVGTPDGVARSTDGGTTWEKNGLQSRFVTSILRGANGTVYAATFGDGVFARKTPDTTWMHLDKGLDNRFVRSLAYLNSGNDTHELFAATDGDGVFNAIIPVVTVDAIPEQPVVTTLYQNYPNPFATSTTISFSLPRATTLRLDVYNVQGQLVDRLPPRYLPSGHHQVEWHAGDLSSGVYYYILECEAGRASQRLILLR; encoded by the coding sequence ATGGCCGCGCACACGAGCGCCATTGCCGTAGCAATCGATGGTACGGTCTATGCCGGCACATTCGAGGAAGGTATATATCGATCGGACGACGATGGCCACTCGTGGAAGCAACTCGGGTTGATAGACACGGATATTCGCGGACTCGTGATCGACCACCGGGGTCGACTTCTCGCTGGCACCTTTGGAGATGGAGTCTACCTGTCGACCGACCGTGGCGAGACGTGGGATGGATTCAATACGGGCCTCGCTGATTCTCGTGTGCAATCGCTCATCGGCAATGGAGAGGGCGCGATACTCGCCGGCACATTCGGATCCGGTGTATTCGCTCTGCGTGACGAGACAACATGGCACAGTTCGAATGATGGGCTCACCGATCTCGACGTGCGGTCACTTGCGTTTGGTACAAGAGAGACAGCGTACGCTGCATGCCGCCGCGACGGAGTCTTTCTGTCGACAGACAGCGGCCAGACGTGGTCGCGCTTCGACGGCGGCTCTCCGCTGGGCGCTCTGCGATTCGTTGCTGCATCCCGCCGCGAGATTGTCGCTGCCGGCTGGGTGGGCGGCGTGGCTCGCAACTACCAGGGAGAAGGTGCGTGGACCCGGATCGCTGAAGGCCTGCCCAACCAGAAAGTCTGGACGGTGGCCGTTCTTCCGGGAGGCCAGCTCCTCGTGGGCATGCACGGACACGGAATCTACGCGTTCGACGAGGCGTCCGGAACGTGGCGCTCCACGGGTCTCGAAGGCGGGACCGTAACCGCTATCACCGCGGGCATCAACGGAGACGTATGGATTGGCACCCGAACAGGCATCTACAGATCAAAGGGGCCCGACTACGACTGGCGGCTCATGGGAATCCCCAGAAGCTACGTCTTCTCGCTCGCGACGACCACCGGCGGCACCATTATCGCAGCAACGTATGAGAGCGGACTTCTCCGGTCCAGCAACCGCGGCGTGGAATGGGTGCCGACAGATCGACATCATGAAGATGTCTATACGGTCGTATCCGATGGTGGACATCAGTTTGCAGGCGGCATCGCGGGACGCGTGTTCGAGTCTGACGACGATGGTCGTTCGTGGACGATTACAAACAAAGACCCGGGAGACGAGTGGACGCGAGCCCCCATCCGGTCACTGGCGGTTCAGAGGCGCCGTGTCCTCGCCGGGTCCGAGGGCGACGGCGTGCTCCGCTCTGAGGATGGCGGCATCACGTGGAAGAGAGTCGGTCTCGATGGCCATGTCATCTGGAGCCTGGCCATGGATGAGAGCGGACTCACCTACGCGGGGACAAGTACCGGTCTCTTTCGAAGTGTATCCGGTGGCGAGACGTGGGATTCGATCACAGACGAGGTAGTTCGGGCGGGTGTCTTCTCCATCCACATCGATCGCGATGAGGGACTTCTCGTCGGCACTCCCGATGGAGTGGCTCGCTCGACCGACGGGGGGACAACATGGGAGAAGAACGGACTCCAGAGTCGCTTTGTCACCTCCATCCTGCGCGGAGCCAACGGCACTGTTTACGCAGCCACATTCGGCGACGGCGTCTTCGCCAGAAAGACACCGGACACTACCTGGATGCATCTGGATAAAGGGCTCGACAATCGGTTCGTCCGGTCGCTCGCGTACCTGAATTCCGGAAACGACACGCACGAATTGTTTGCAGCGACCGACGGAGATGGTGTCTTCAACGCGATCATCCCTGTCGTAACGGTAGACGCCATCCCGGAACAGCCCGTAGTCACTACCCTGTATCAGAACTATCCTAATCCGTTCGCCACGTCTACAACGATTTCTTTCTCGCTTCCCCGGGCGACTACGCTGCGGCTTGACGTTTACAATGTGCAGGGACAGTTGGTCGACAGGCTGCCGCCGCGGTATCTGCCGTCCGGACATCATCAGGTCGAGTGGCACGCCGGCGACCTGTCCTCAGGCGTGTACTACTATATCCTCGAATGTGAAGCAGGGCGGGCATCTCAAAGACTGATTCTTCTCCGATGA